A segment of the Rhipicephalus microplus isolate Deutch F79 unplaced genomic scaffold, USDA_Rmic scaffold_149, whole genome shotgun sequence genome:
agcgcgaactaacaactgtttattcgatgggaatgtgacacacacatatataggttgaaagaagagaaaaagaagaaaaagaaagagcgtgaacatgcgcactgcccaccaagataaagcgcccatcagtgctaatcaaatccagccttgtcaactatctaaaatgtctacgtaaaaaagtatattcattgtttgacaaatgaatagatggcacactaacacatttgtcctcaccaaacctgcgcatcatgaaagcttcaatgatttctctttcccttttgtcttctgatctggataaaacaatggtcttttcaaagttcggcttacaatgacacttcatgcaatgggtagctaagttactggggtgactgatttgcttgcagttataatcatgctcgcgtaaacgtgagttaaggcacctaccagtttgcccaacgtaccaatttccgcaaggcaaaggagtaccatatacaacatttgtttcacatggaacaaatttgttaacatgcctaaccgaacatatgtggttgttcccttggttgccgctgtttacttggtgacaaagcgaaattaatttgtgaggtgccgtaaaggtcatgggtatgccatgcctacttgcaatttttttcagtccatgcgaaatgccgtgaacgtaaggcataacaataggcctctcctctggcttctcttttattcctacgttcgtgttgtgcgtgcagccgatggtttttaaaagcctctcggccaaggctgtgattaaggcatcagggtaatcactgtccctaagtctatcaatctgcttcatcaaactacgtgcaaccatgtggtcacacgacttttggcagctgtttaacatgcacgcaTATGCAACACTTCTTTTCACAAGCTTGGAGTGACCCGAGCTGTAGCTTAACAAACTTTTATCACCTCTAACGTCATATTCCCAGCACATGTGTCCCTCACCTTGCGAAATCATGATGTCTAAAAACTTTATGCCAGAACTTGTAGGCAACTCGTAAGTGAAATCAAGACCACGAAATGTTGTTTTAAACATCGCGACAAAAACTTCGGGTTTTATGTTGGCACATTTCGACCTAgggaaacataataaaaaatcatCAACGTAGCGGAAACATGCCACAACGCCGTACCCTTGCAATCGGGGTTGCAATTCACGATCTCCTTTCGCCATGTACAAATTCGATAAGATCGGCGCCAAGCACGAGCCCTGATGCCTTAATCACAGCCTTGGCCGAGAGGCTTTTAAAAACCATCGGCTGCACGCACAACACGAACGTAGGAATAAAAGAGAAGCCAGAGGAGAGGCCTATTGTTATGCCTTACGTTCACGGCATTtcgcatggactgaaaaaaattgcaagtaggcatggcatacccatgacctttacggcacctcacaaattaatttcgctttgtcaccaagtaaacagcggcaaccaagggaacaaccacatatgttcggttaggcatgttaacaaatttgttccatgtgaaacaaatgttgtatatggtactcctttgccttgcggaaattggtacgttgggcaaactggtaggtgccttaactcacgtttacgcgagcatgattataactgcaagcaaatcagtcaccccagtaacttagctacccattgcatgaagtgtcattgtaagccgaactttgaaaagaccattgttttatccagatcagaagacaaaagggaaagagaaatcattgaagctttcatgatgcgcaggtttggtgaggacaaatgtgttagtgtgccatctattcatttgtcaaacaatgaatatacttttttacgtagacattttagatagttgacaaggctggatttgattagcactgatgggcgctttatcttggtgggcagtgcgcatgttcacgctctttctttttcttctttttctcttctttcaacctatatatgtgtgtgtcacattcccatcgaataaacagttgttagttcgcgctcgtgtgtgtcctacctttgcttcagtgtgtcttttatttgtgtgtttaattccagcgcggtgtgagtctcaacaatgttcaaccaactagcccccactcttgcccttcTAACCGTCATTTCAAGTACATCGGGCTTCTATGTTCCTGACCTTCCGCCCCTTCAGCGGTTATACTTCTTCGTCAATTGCATTGCTCAAGAGAGAGCCAGAACGCGCACCTTTACTTATGCTTTGTCGCATGGGTTGTCGATGCCCGTCTTGTCCTCATTGCTGGGCAGGATTGCACCCACCGAGAAGACGTCGAGACGACTGTGTAAAAATTTTGAGAGCTGAGAGCTGGAGACAAATACGGATTTTTAGGTTGCACATCAAGGCTACTTGTGCAAGACACCTCGTTCCGAATGCGTCAAGCCTGATGTACGCTTTCTTCATAGACACGGCCGAGAACCTGGGGGAACGGTTATGGAGACTGTCCTTCGCGTCGCTTCCCAGGAATAGGAGGAAGTCACCCAGTGTCGCATCGACAGGGCACATCAACGTTTCTGATGTAGAGCTACCACAAGAGGTACGGTCCATTCTTGACAAAGGTCCAAAATTTGCGATACAACCTTGTTGCAAACCTTCAAAACTTTTGAGCTTCGTTCACGACGTGGCACGCAGGGTTCCAGAAGATGTGAAGAATGCTTGCATTGTAGAGGGCATCAAGTGTGTCAACAAACACCCTTTGCGCAGACCGAGAGGCGAGAATGTGAAAAACGTGGTAAAATTTTTAAAAGACCAAAATTTGACGCTACAATTGTCGGACAAGACGGGAAGATTTGTAGTTATGGCGGTAGACCGACACCTGGTTAAGGCTAGAGAAGCGGTTGAAAAGAACTTCTCAATAGTGGATCTCGATGGCGCATCGTTGCAGAATGTTCACAAAAAAGCCGTTAGCTTGTGTAAGCGACTGGGACTACAGAAGCTGGAAAAGGACCTTAAGGGTTGCAACGGGACCACATTGAGACCCTTCTTCACTACCAAAACGCACAAGCAAGACAATCCCTTCCGGATGATCGTGGAAGATAAAGGTACTTGGCAGCACATTTTAGCTAGATTTCTCAAAGGAATGTTGGAACTCATCGCAGTGGAAGACCCTTTTGGGGTGAGCAACTCAAACGGTATTATTGAATTCCTAAAGAAGGGACAATCAGTGACGTGCATATCTATAGACGTCAAGGACATGTACTACAACATCCCACAAACTGAGGCCATTACTACGGTGCAGGAAGGCATTGACACTTACGGGGTTGTTAGATTTCAAAACGAGTGTGGGATTAGTGTTCGTAGTTTTTTGGATTTGCTGCGCCTTTACCTTCAGTCATTGTACGTGGAATTCAATGGATCCATTTTTGTTCAGAACGACGGTATCTGCATCGGCTCGTGCTTGGCGCCGATCTTATCGAATTTGTACATGGCGAAAGGAGATCGTGAATTGCAACCCCGATTGCAAGGGTACGGCGTTGTGGCATGTTTCCGCTACGTTGATGATTTTTGATTATGTTTCCCTAGGTCGAAATGTGCCAACATAAAACCCGAAGTTTTTGTCGCGATGTTTAAAACAACATTTCGTGGTCTTGATTTCACTTACGAGTTGCCTACAAGTTCTGGCATAAAGTTTTTAGACATCATGATTTCGCAAGGTGAGGGACACATGTGCTGGGAATATGACGTTAGAGGTGATAAAAGTTTGTTAAGCTACAGCTCGGGTCACTCCAAGCTTGTGAAAAGAAGTGTTGCATAtgcgtgcatgttaaacagctgccaaaagtcgtgtgaccacatggttgcacgtagtttgatgaagcagattgatagacttagggacagtgattaccctgatgccttaatcacagccttggccgagaggcttttaaaaaccatcggctgcacgcacaacacgaacgtaggaataaaagagaagccagaggagaggcctattgttatgccttacgttcacggcatttcgcatggactgaaaaaaattgcaagtaggcatggcatacccatgacctttacggcacctcacaaattaatttcgctttgtcaccaagtaaacagcggcaaccaagggaacaaccacatatgttcggttaggcatgttaacaaatttgttccatgtgaaacaaatgttgtatatggtactcctttgccttgcggaaattggtacgttgggcaaactggtaggtgccttaactcacgtttacgcgagcatgattataactgcaagcaaatcagtcaccccagtaacttagctacccattgcatgaagtgtcattgtaagccgaactttgaaaagaccattgttttatccagatcagaagacaaaagggaaagagaaatcattgaagctttcatgatgcgcaggtttggtgaggacaaatgtgttagtgtgccatctattcatttgtcaaacaatgaatatacttttttacgtagacattttagatagttgacaaggctggatttgattagcactgatgggcgctttatcttggtgggcagtgcgcatgttcacgctctttctttttcttctttttctcttctttcaacctatatatgtgtgtgtcacattcccatcgaataaacagttgttagttcgcgctcgtgtgtgtcctacctttgcttcagtgtgtcttttatttgtgtgtttaattccagcgcggtgtgagtctcaactaggttaggttaagtttggttaggttaggttaggttagcttaggttaggttaggttgggttgggttgggttgggttaggttgggttaggttaggttaggttaggttaggttgggttaggttagtttaggttaggttaggttaggttgggttgggttggcttaggttaggttagggtggtaaggttaggttaggttaggttaggttacgttaggttaaggtatgaaccgtcgtaaaaccgcattaaacaatgtcacttagtgagatgcagtgtttttcaccattacaagtcgggagctgcgatatctaatgtgaaagcgcttgcaaacgtcgttaggttaggttaggttaggttaggttacgttagggtaggtttggttaggttaggttaggttacgttaggttaaagtatgaaccgtcgtaaaaccgcaataaacaatgtcacttagtgagatgcaatgtttttcacctttacaagttgggaactgcgatatctaatgtgaaagcgcttgaaaccgtcgtaatgttgtagaaagcaatgtaaagtatcgagtaaaacgttttctaacgatagaagtgcgaaggttatgttaggttgagttatgttagtttaagctaggtagcgtcgtgaaaccaccaaaaacgacgtcatctaacgagatagtgttgttttattgcgagtacgaaactgcgataggtaaaatgttgtgaaagcacacaaaacggcatgaa
Coding sequences within it:
- the LOC142791148 gene encoding uncharacterized protein LOC142791148; translated protein: MYAFFIDTAENLGERLWRLSFASLPRNRRKSPSVASTGHINVSDVELPQEVRSILDKGPKFAIQPCCKPSKLLSFVHDVARRVPEDVKNACIVEGIKCVNKHPLRRPRGENVKNVVKFLKDQNLTLQLSDKTGRFVVMAVDRHLVKAREAVEKNFSIVDLDGASLQNVHKKAVSLCKRLGLQKLEKDLKGCNGTTLRPFFTTKTHKQDNPFRMIVEDKGTWQHILARFLKGMLELIAVEDPFGVSNSNGIIEFLKKGQSVTCISIDVKDMYYNIPQTEAITTVQEGIDTYGVVRFQNECGISVRSFLDLLRLYLQSLYVEFNGSIFVQNDGICIGSCLAPILSNLYMAKGDRELQPRLQGYGVVACFRYVDDF